A genomic stretch from Myripristis murdjan chromosome 12, fMyrMur1.1, whole genome shotgun sequence includes:
- the LOC115369013 gene encoding chemokine-like receptor 1 gives MEGLEDYVDYEDYVPDNKTDFSSSSDEPEAFTATKSFLTDTLVAIKIIICVIGLGGNGVVIWICGWKMKRTVNTAWYISLAISDFLFCACLPLEIVYMVTSHWPFGLVLCKLMSSALFLNMYSSVFLLVLISADRCIIISFPVWSQNHRKVQTASTVVVLMWVLSAILTLPALVYRQTKIHGSVTQCYTEYMSVSNHKAVALTRFICGFLIPFLLIVFCCSVLCVKLRSLTIKSTKPYKVMAALILSFFICWVPYQTFVLLEIDISKHSLEIIQIGLQVGGTLAAANSFINPVLYVFIGNDFQQTLKRSFMSRIENAMADDCRTGGLNPSKSKSMEICE, from the coding sequence ATGGAAGGCTTGGAGGACTATGTTGATTATGAGGATTACGTTCCAGACAACAAAACCGATTTCAGCTCCTCTTCAGATGAACCAGAAGCTTTCACTGCCACTAAGTCCTTTTTGACTGACACACTCGTGGCAATCAAAATTATCATATGTGTTATTGGGCTTGGAGGAAACGGTGTGGTCATCTGGATCTGTGgctggaaaatgaaaagaacgGTCAACACTGCCTGGTACATCAGCCTGGCCATCTCAGACTTCTTGTTCTGTGCCTGCCTGCCCTTGGAGATAGTTTACATGGTCACCTCACATTGGCCTTTTGGGCTGGTGCTATGCAAGCTCATGTCTTCGGCTCTGTTTCTCAACATGTACAGCAGTGTTTTTCTCTTGGTTCTGATTAGCGCTGACCGCTGCATCATAATTTCGTTTCCTGTATGGTCACAGAACCACCGGAAAGTACAGACAGCATCTACAGTTGTGGTCCTTATGTGGGTCCTCTCTGCCATCTTAACCTTGCCTGCACTGGtctacagacaaacaaaaatccaCGGGTCTGTCACACAGTGCTACACTGAATACATGTCAGTTTCGAACCACAAGGCAGTGGCACTGACGCGATTCATCTGTGGCTTTCTGATCCCTTTCCTACTGATTGTCTTCTGCTGctcagtgctgtgtgtgaagctgagAAGTTTAACCATCAAGTCCACAAAGCCTTACAAGGTCATGGCTGCACTCATCTTGTCGTTTTTCATCTGCTGGGTTCCCTACCAAACCTTTGTTTTGCTGGAGATAGACATCAGTAAGCACAGCCTGGAAATAATTCAAATTGGACTGCAGGTGGGAGGCACTCTGGCTGCAGCAAACAGCTTCATCAACCCAGTTCTGTATGTGTTTATTGGTAATGACTTCCAGCAGACCCTAAAGCGGTCTTTTATGTCAAGGATAGAGAATGCAATGGCAGATGATTGTCGCACAGGTGGTCTGAATCCCTCAAAGTCCAAGTCAATGGAAATC